A stretch of Triticum aestivum cultivar Chinese Spring chromosome 1D, IWGSC CS RefSeq v2.1, whole genome shotgun sequence DNA encodes these proteins:
- the LOC123182722 gene encoding protein LIKE COV 1 → MMGDDKAPRSLSPMGGRDRDRELLIPVSGGGGGGSVPRTGEDDDDLDRTAASPSASAALSSTGREAFHKVVRSWASKKFMTGCVILFPIAITFYFTWWFIHFVDGFFSPIYAQLGINIFGLGFITSVTFIFFVGVFMSSWVGASVLGIGEWIIKRMPLVRHIYNASKQISAAISPDQNKQAFKEAVIIRHPRIGEYAFGFITSSVSLQSYSGQEDLYCVYVPTNHLYIGDIFMVNSKDVIRPNLSVREGIEIVVSGGMSMPQVLSTLDPHPHLHAIHTDRGGASRS, encoded by the exons ATGATGGGCGACGACAAGGCCCCGCGGAGCCTCAGCCCGATGGGCGGCCGCGACCGCGACCGCGAGCTCCTCATCcccgtctccggcggcggcggcggcggctcggtcccCCGCACCGGGGAAGACGACGACGACCTGGACAGGAccgccgcctccccctccgcctccgccgcgctcTCCTCCACCGGCCGCGAG GCTTTCCATAAGGTGGTTCGCAGCTGGGCCTCAAAGAAATTCATGACTGGATG TGTGATTCTCTTCCCCATAGCAATAACATTCTACTTCACCTGGTGGTTCATTCATTTTGTTGATGGATTCTTCTCTCCAATCTATGCACAATTGGGAATCAACATTTTTG GTCTTGGCTTCATCACTTCTGTTACTTTCATATTTTTCGTTGGAGTCTTCATGTCATCTTGGGTTGGAGCATCTGTTCTTGGCATTGGTGAATGGATCATCAAGCGCATGCCACTTGTGCGCCATATCTACAATGCATCCAAGCAAATTAGTGCTGCTATATCGCCAG ATCAAAACAAACAGGCATTCAAGGAGGCAGTCATCATACGACATCCTCGTATTGGGGAATATGCATTTGGATTCATTACCTCATCAGTCTCGCTCCAG AGCTATTCTGGTCAAGAGGACCTCTACTGTGTCTATGTGCCGACCAACCATCTCTACATTGGTGATATCTTCATGGTGAACTCAAAGGATGTGATAAGGCCTAATCTTTCTGTGCGTGAAGGCATTG AGATCGTTGTGTCTGGTGGTATGTCAATGCCCCAGGTTTTGTCAACCCTGGATCCACATCCACATCTGCATGCAATCCACACAGACCGAGGTGGAGCGAGCAGAAGCTGA
- the LOC123182723 gene encoding cytochrome P450 72A14, whose amino-acid sequence MDLELLWSGRPALSALPWICGGLVATVLLWQAARLLDQLWWRPRRLERALRSQGLRGTRYRFLLGDVNDYARQTKEASSGPPMPPRCHDVGPRAMPFLYSTIQEHGAPCISWFGPVPKVSITDPALVREVMSSKLARDVEKFKFPALTRLLADGVGNYEGDRWAKHRRILNPAFHTEKLKLMLPAFAACCEELVGRWERSLGPDGSWEVDVCPELQSLTGDVISQTAFGSSYLEGRRIFQLQTEQIGRFMAAVSKIMIPGYMSFPTKNNRRMHQINNEIESILRGIIAKRMQAMQEGESTKDDLLGLLLESNMSDTDENGQSTLGMSADEVMEECKLFYFAGMETTSILLTWTMIVLSMHPEWQDRAREEVLGLFGKHKLEYEGVNRLKIVTMILYEVLRLYPPATVFTRKTYKKIEIGGITYPAGVMFEMPVLYIHHDTDIWGEDVHQFKPDRFAEGISKASKDPGAFFPFGWGPRICIGQNFALLEAKMALCMILQHFEFELAPSYTHTPHSVMMLRPMHGAPIRLHTISS is encoded by the exons ATGGATCTTGAACTGTTGTGGAGTGGTCGACCTGCACTCTCAGCACTGCCATGGATCTGCGGCGGCCTCGTGGCCACCGTGCTGCTCTGGCAAGCCGCCCGGCTGCTCGACCAGCTGTGGTGGCGGCCGAGGCGGCTGGAGCGGGCGCTCCGCTCCCAGGGCCTCCGCGGCACGCGGTACCGCTTCCTCCTCGGCGACGTCAACGACTACGCCCGGCAGACCAAGGAGGCGTCGTCGGGGCCgccgatgccgccgcgctgccacgACGTCGGCCCCCGCGCCATGCCGTTCCTCTACAGCACCATCCAGGAGCACGGCGCGCCGTGCATCTCCTGGTTCGGGCCGGTCCCCAAGGTGAGCATCACCGACCCTGCCCTGGTCCGGGAGGTGATGTCCAGCAAGCTCGCCCGCGACGTCGAGAAGTTCAAGTTCCCGGCGCTCACCAGGCTGCTCGCCGACGGGGTGGGGAACTACGAGGGCGACAGGTGGGCCAAGCACCGGAGGATACTCAACCCCGCCTTCCATACCGAGAAGCTCAAG CTCATGTTGCCGGCGTTTGCTGCGTGCTGTGAGGAGCTCGTTGGCCGGTGGGAACGGTCCCTTGGGCCTGACGGCTCCTGGGAGGTGGATGTCTGCCCGGAGCTGCAGAGCCTCACCGGAGATGTCATCTCGCAGACCGCGTTCGGCAGCAGTTACCTGGAAGGGAGAAGGATTTTTCAACTGCAGACTGAGCAAATTGGGCGATTCATGGCAGCGGTTAGCAAGATCATGATTCCTGGTTACAT GTCCTTTCCTACCAAAAATAACCGAAGGATGCATCAAATTAACAACGAGATTGAGTCCATCTTGCGGGGCATAATTGCAAAAAGGATGCAAGCTATGCAGGAAGGGGAAAGCACAAAAGATGACTTACTCGGCTTATTACTCGAGTCAAACATGTCAGACACGGATGAAAACGGCCAATCCACCCTAGGAATGTCAGCAGATGAAGTCATGGAGGAGTGCAAGCTGTTCTATTTTGCTGGAATGGAGACAACATCAATATTGCTTACATGGACAATGATTGTGCTTAGCATGCACCCGGAGTGGCAGGACCGTGCAAGGGAGGAGGTTCTTGGCCTATTTGGAAAACACAAACTCGAGTATGAGGGTGTTAATCGGCTCAAAATT GTGACAATGATTCTATATGAAGTTCTCCGGTTGTACCCGCCGGCTACTGTATTCACCCGGAAAACATACAAGAAGATTGAGATCGGAGGCATCACGTACCCAGCTGGTGTGATGTTTGAGATGCCAGTGTTGTACATCCACCATGACACAGACATCTGGGGAGAAGATGTGCACCAATTCAAGCCGGATAGGTTTGCCGAGGGGATCTCCAAGGCGTCCAAGGACCCGGGCGCATTTTTCCCATTCGGTTGGGGGCCACGGATCTGTATCGGCCAGAACTTCGCATTGCTTGAGGCCAAGATGGCGTTGTGCATGATCCTTCAGCATTTTGAGTTTGAGCTCGCACCATCATACACCCATACGCCGCATAGCGTGATGATGTTGCGTCCAATGCATGGTGCTCCGATTAGGCTTCACACTATCTCTTCGTAA